The following proteins are encoded in a genomic region of Candidatus Goldiibacteriota bacterium:
- a CDS encoding PilZ domain-containing protein, with the protein MTIHKIDERRSHSRVKMENKILYNLINDYVSENSTEKKDAKIHDISLKGISVILPEKPEPGDVIEVEIMMENQENTKTVLFCEVANVRWVEPLKGYITGLDFMILKENDREMIETFIIEHRKTFI; encoded by the coding sequence ATGACTATACATAAGATAGATGAAAGAAGGTCACACAGCAGGGTTAAAATGGAAAATAAGATTCTATATAATCTGATAAATGATTATGTAAGTGAGAATTCAACGGAAAAGAAAGATGCTAAAATTCATGACATATCATTAAAGGGGATAAGTGTTATTCTTCCCGAAAAACCCGAACCCGGAGATGTTATTGAAGTGGAAATAATGATGGAAAATCAGGAAAATACAAAAACAGTATTATTCTGTGAAGTTGCAAATGTAAGATGGGTTGAACCCCTAAAAGGATACATAACCGGACTTGATTTTATGATATTAAAAGAGAATGACAGGGAAATGATTGAAACTTTTATAATAGAGCACAGGAAGACATTTATTTAG